TGGGGGCTCTAAGAAGGGAGGCTAAAATAAGAAAAGTGGAGAGGCTTTTTGAAGGCACAGTTATTGAGAAAGAGACTTTAAATGAACTTTTCCATGATAAACTTGATATTAAGCAGGCGGAAACAGTTTTAAAGGCATTAAAGGAGGGCAAAATTAGAATCAAAGTAAATCTGGGGAGAGAACCATCTCCACTTGCAACTCTTAACTTAACTGTTGGTGGAGAGTTTCTAGTAAGTGGGGAACTGGAAAAGGATGAAATATTAATTCTCTTTAAAGAGCGTCTCTTAAATACGGAAGTAGCCTTAGTATGCACAAATTGTGGATGGAGAGGTACTACAAGAGTTTCACGTTTAAAAAACCGAGTTAAAGATTTACAGTGTCCCAAATGCTCTTCCCTAATGATAGCTGTAGCCCATCCAATAGATGCTGAACTCTTTATTTCGGCTTTAAAGAAGTTTAAACGTGGGGAAAAACTAGAAAAAGAGGAAGAGAGTGCTTATAGGAGGCTAATAAAAGCAAGCGATCTTGTAAAGGCCTATGGGTTTGATGGGATCTTAGCCTTGGCGAGCTATGGGGTAGGTCCAGATACGGCTGCAAGGCTTTTAAGTCAATATCGAGGAGAAGCTCTTCTTGTGGCTCTCCTTGAGGCTGAAAGGAGATATATAAGAACAAGACGGTTTTGGAAAGAGTGAAAAGATACTACATTTTCCCAAAAATTTTATTTACTTCTTTTAGGAATTCACTGGCGCTAACCACGTCTCTAACATCTATACGTTCATGTTTGGTGTGTGAGATGTCGAGGTTTCCTGGCCCGAAGACAATAGTTCTTGTACCGTTGTACACAAAGTTTATAGCATCTGTCCAGCTTCTCATCCCTCCAAATTCATCTAGACCTACTGCATCCATGGCCTTTTTAGCTATTTGCACGATCTCTTCATCCTCTTCAAGTTCATATCCATCCCATATCTCAGTGTATTCATATTTGGAAGTGTATTCTTCAAGTATTGGCTCCATAAGGTCTAGAATATCCTCGACCTCTTGCTCTGGTAATAATCTTGCCTCGAATCGTCCCCTACATAAAGCGGGGATTAAATAATATGGGTTCTCACATATCAGTTCTTGAAGGCCAATGTACGCATCGAAGTATTTGCCCTTCTGGTTAAAAGGTTCAAGAGCCTTGAGTTCTTCAATCATTTTGTAAGCTTGGTCGATGGCATTTATTCCGCTTTCTGGGCAGGCACCATGAGCCTCTTTTCCATCTACTTCGAAATATGCTTCAATGTTACCTGCGTGAGCTACATGTACTTCTAAGTCTGTAGGCTCAAGTACGATAGCCATCTTTGGTTTGTAACGTTCCATGAACAATGCTGAGCCCATTCCACCTTTTTCTTCATCACTCACAAAGACGACTCCAACGTTTAGTTCGCCATTCTCTTTTTTCAGACTCTCTAACATGAGAAGTACACTGGCAAGTCCACCTTTTACGTCACTTGCTCCAGTACCATAGACTATGTTTCCTCTCACGAAAGGTTTTGCTCTTATATCTATTGTGTCCATGTGGACCTCAAAGAAGAGTTCAGCTTCAGGATTGACAACTAGATCGATTACTCTTCCATCACTCTCTATATGGACTTCATAGTCAAGTTTATGAAGGAATTCCATTATGTGCAATGCAAGGCGATCTTCATGGTCTGAAGGGGAAGGAATCTTTAATAGCTCAACTAAAATTTCTTTTGCCCTTTCGGCTTTCATTAGGGTCACCTAAGTGGAATGGGATTTCCTCACTTATAAACACTTTGGGTTGAGGAAAAGTTTATTTTATCCTCCATCAACTATCCTTGGGCGATGAAGAGATTCATCCCTCCTGACGGGACAAGTCCTCGGATGAGGATGCGGTCCCCCCTTGAGCCTTTTTGAGGTGAACAACATGATTCCTATAGAGATACCCCCTAATACTGTCATGCTCAGAGGAGTGGGATATGATTCAAATATTTACCTCTTTCGGGATGGGGAAGAGGGACTCATAGTAGACACCGGGACCGGAGTTTACTGGCACAGGTATTTTGAGGTTTTTGAACGTGAAGATTACCTTAGGGGACTTAGACGGGTTATTATCTTAAGCACACATGAACATTTCGACCATGTGGGGGGTAACAGGAGGTTTAAAGAATTTTTTGAGAGAATGGGACTTGAAGTAAGTTTTGCGGCTCATGAAGTTGCAGCAGAAGTTCTTGAGAAGGGTGATGATTACGTGATACTTTCCTATGCTTATGGAAGAAAGTTTGCTCCCCAAAGGGTGGATCTATTTATTAAAGATAAGGATGTCTTAAGAATTGGGAGGAAAGAATTGATTGTTCTTCATACTCCTGGCCATACAGCAGGTAGCGTTTGTATATATGAACCTAAAGAGAAGCTCCTCTTTACAGGAGATACTCTATTTAAGGGTTCTGTAGGTAGAACTGATCTACCAACAGGGGATTTTAAGGATCTCGTAACTTCTTTAGAAAAATTAGAGGGGATTGAAGTAGATATTGCCCTGCCTGGGCATGGGAGACCCATACTTGATTGGAAGAAGAACCTTAAAGATATTCAAAAATACTTGGGGGTTATTGAGTGAGAAAGGGCTTTGTTAAAGAAGTATTGTCCAAGCTTAAATATGATCCTCGTGAAAATGAGGAGGATTACTATATCGTCATAGAACATAGGGGTGCTTATGGAGATATAAAAAAGATTCCTGTTAAACTGATAACTCTTGGACATGGGTATTTTTTCATTGAAGATACACAAATTCCCTACCATAGAATCCTTGCAGTAGTTAGAAAAGATGGGAAAATAATATGGAAAAAACGTGGATTAGGAGATAAATTCAAATTCTGAAATTAGAAGCCCCTTATTCTTTTCTTCAAATGTGTTCAAATCTCCAGAAATTAGTAAAAAGCTTTTACTCACAATTGCATGGTCTTTTAGGTATGTCAGTATTTCAAAGAGCTTTTTGAACCCAATTTTGGCATTAAGGTGTTCAATTCCCTCTATTGCGAGTATGGTGTTCCCTTGTTTCAAAAAGTCTATCATGAACTTCTTGGAGTCTTCAAAGCGTTCTGGTGAAATTGAACCGATTACAGGGACGTTTGTTATCCAGTAAACCTCTATCTCCTTCTTAAAGAGCCCTTTAATAGTTTCTGGGTCATCTCGTGTTATAACCATGCTTTTTCTGTTGTCTAAAATGTTCATGAGGAAGTAACGGGATTTGAATTTGCTTGAGAAAAGATATCCTCTTGGCGAAGGCTCTTTGAGCTTAACTTCATCTTCAGATAGTGCAAGGAGCAAGTCATATAGTTCTTTTAACTCCTCATAATGTTGTTGCGCTTTTCTTGACATTTGGGAAAGAATTAACTTTAACTTTTCATCCATGGAAACCCTCGCTAAAATTTCATAAATCTCTTTTTCTAGCAGTTCATTGTTCATGCACACACGGAGAACCTTTAGATACTCAGTAACACTAGTCAATGTCTTTTGAGGGGGTTTGATCTCAAGAAGCGGTAAGTCAAGTTCTATTGGTTCTTCTTCTGGATAAAGGAGTTTGAATTCGTTATAAAGTTCATCTCTATGTTTAAGATTTTCTTCAGAAAGCATAGAAAAGAGAGCTTTTGCACTCTCTATATAGCTGTTTTCAGCAAGTTTTTTGTAATACTCGCTCTCTTTTTCTTTATTAGGTATCAAATAACTAAGAATTTCCTTTGGAGATTTATCTTTAAGATATTTAATGATTTGATCATTCTGTATTAGATGTGACCAAATCTCCATTCTATCCCCCTCTACTTTTTAGTCAGTTCAAATAGAAAAGCTTTTCTATGATTTAGGCTATGGCGTTAGGAGGGTAAAAGATGATAGATGCTCATGCTCACGTGGAGATGTTTAAGAGAGACGTTTCACCCATTATAATGGAGAGTAAAGAAGAATTAAAAGCTATAGTGGACTCTATAACCGAATACAGAAAGTTTCATGTGTGGAAAAGTTGGGAACTTTTGAAACCTTACTTTGGCTTTATATTTCCCACTTTGGGATTTGCACCTAATGAAGCTCGGAGAGGTAACTGGGAGAAGGTCAAAAAGGTAGAGGATTTTATTTGGCAACATAAGGATGAGATAGTTGCGGTTGGAGAGATAGGTCTTGATTACTACTATGCTCAGACGGAAAAAGAAAGAGAAAACCAGAGAGCGATATTTGACTATTTTCTTGGTGTTGCGGAGGAATTAAAGCTTCCTGTAGTCATACATGCTAGAGATGCTGAAAGAATAGCCTTTGAAATGGTTCAAAGAAGAGGGTTAAAGGCTTACTTTCACTCATATAGTGGAAACATCGATGTTGCTAAGGAAATTGTTGAAAATGGTCATTTTATTGGCATAAACACGGGTATAGTTTTTATCCCAGAAATCGAAAATGTCACGAGGGCTCTTGAAATTGAGAGCATTCTCGTTGAGACTGATGCTCCATATATGAGTCCGTTTAAAGGTGAAAAGAACAAACCTCAGTACATAAAAGTTGCTATTAAAAGAATATCTGAAATCAAGGAAATTAGCTTTGATGAAGTTGAACAGATAACAGAAAGGAATACGTTAGAATTTTTCAGACTAAATTTGGGGTGAGGAAAATGGAAGAGATTGAAAAGGTTAAACTCTTGTGTGAAAAGCTTGGAGAAAAAAATATTGTAAGGGCGATAGACTCATTTGTAGCTCTTCAAAAAGAACTTTCGAGTAAGAAAGGTGAGGACTTTGTAAATGTATCGATTTTGGGTTTCATTGAAGGAATGTTGGTAAGTTTTCAAAGAAAATATCCGGAAAACGAAGATGTTCAAGCTCTTCTAGAAGAAGTGAAGGCAAAGAGAGAAAGGCTTGAAGAGAAGTTCAAAAGAGCAAAGGTGCCACTTTTTGAGGGAAATAATAGTACTTAACTCTCAGCCCTGGCTGTATTCATCATAGCCAAAGGGCTCGGGCCGTAGGGAAAGCTCATCACGAGCCCGCCAAAATAACTTCTCCGTTTACTTTTAAATTTTTTCGCTAGTAGAACTCTTTGAATAGCTCACCTTCTTGGAGGTAGGTTCGTTTGAGCTTAAGGGCAGTTTTTGCCTTTTCTAGTTCTCTACCTAAATAAAAGGCATGTCTTGGAGAGATTTTGAAGTTTTCGAGAATTGTGTCAATTATTGCATTTGGTTTGTCTCCGACAACGGTTAAAACCTGATCAGTGCCCTTATGGGCTATGACCCAGATTTTATCATCTTTGAGGAATATCCGGAAGTAAATGTCTTCTAACTTAATCTCCCTTTCTCTAGCCTTTATAACAGGTGAGTCTATGATATACTCCACTTTTTCACTTCTCTTCTCTTTAAGGATGAGAAGATCAAAGCCTAGGTCTTTGGGCATGTTAAATAGCATCATATCTAGGGCCCTCTTGAGTTCTTTAACGACTCCTCTGCATTTTGGACTAACTTCGGTGGTTAAAAGTAAAGAGATATTAAGTTCTTTTGCAATTCCGGCCAAAATAGCGTTTATACCAACACTATCT
This genomic stretch from Thermococcus sp. EP1 harbors:
- a CDS encoding MBL fold metallo-hydrolase, coding for MIPIEIPPNTVMLRGVGYDSNIYLFRDGEEGLIVDTGTGVYWHRYFEVFEREDYLRGLRRVIILSTHEHFDHVGGNRRFKEFFERMGLEVSFAAHEVAAEVLEKGDDYVILSYAYGRKFAPQRVDLFIKDKDVLRIGRKELIVLHTPGHTAGSVCIYEPKEKLLFTGDTLFKGSVGRTDLPTGDFKDLVTSLEKLEGIEVDIALPGHGRPILDWKKNLKDIQKYLGVIE
- a CDS encoding M20/M25/M40 family metallo-hydrolase is translated as MKAERAKEILVELLKIPSPSDHEDRLALHIMEFLHKLDYEVHIESDGRVIDLVVNPEAELFFEVHMDTIDIRAKPFVRGNIVYGTGASDVKGGLASVLLMLESLKKENGELNVGVVFVSDEEKGGMGSALFMERYKPKMAIVLEPTDLEVHVAHAGNIEAYFEVDGKEAHGACPESGINAIDQAYKMIEELKALEPFNQKGKYFDAYIGLQELICENPYYLIPALCRGRFEARLLPEQEVEDILDLMEPILEEYTSKYEYTEIWDGYELEEDEEIVQIAKKAMDAVGLDEFGGMRSWTDAINFVYNGTRTIVFGPGNLDISHTKHERIDVRDVVSASEFLKEVNKIFGKM
- a CDS encoding YchF/TatD family DNA exonuclease; amino-acid sequence: MIDAHAHVEMFKRDVSPIIMESKEELKAIVDSITEYRKFHVWKSWELLKPYFGFIFPTLGFAPNEARRGNWEKVKKVEDFIWQHKDEIVAVGEIGLDYYYAQTEKERENQRAIFDYFLGVAEELKLPVVIHARDAERIAFEMVQRRGLKAYFHSYSGNIDVAKEIVENGHFIGINTGIVFIPEIENVTRALEIESILVETDAPYMSPFKGEKNKPQYIKVAIKRISEIKEISFDEVEQITERNTLEFFRLNLG
- a CDS encoding DUF504 domain-containing protein, encoding MRKGFVKEVLSKLKYDPRENEEDYYIVIEHRGAYGDIKKIPVKLITLGHGYFFIEDTQIPYHRILAVVRKDGKIIWKKRGLGDKFKF
- a CDS encoding DUF3216 domain-containing protein is translated as MEEIEKVKLLCEKLGEKNIVRAIDSFVALQKELSSKKGEDFVNVSILGFIEGMLVSFQRKYPENEDVQALLEEVKAKRERLEEKFKRAKVPLFEGNNST
- a CDS encoding DUF835 domain-containing protein codes for the protein MEIWSHLIQNDQIIKYLKDKSPKEILSYLIPNKEKESEYYKKLAENSYIESAKALFSMLSEENLKHRDELYNEFKLLYPEEEPIELDLPLLEIKPPQKTLTSVTEYLKVLRVCMNNELLEKEIYEILARVSMDEKLKLILSQMSRKAQQHYEELKELYDLLLALSEDEVKLKEPSPRGYLFSSKFKSRYFLMNILDNRKSMVITRDDPETIKGLFKKEIEVYWITNVPVIGSISPERFEDSKKFMIDFLKQGNTILAIEGIEHLNAKIGFKKLFEILTYLKDHAIVSKSFLLISGDLNTFEEKNKGLLISEFEFIS